ACTATAAATCTTTACTTCTAAACTCCAGAACATTTACCAAATTCACTTACTTTCTCAGTGAGGTAGATACTTGTGGCTCTTTGCGACGCCATTATGTCCAACGATGATTGTTCTGGGATGAAGTAACTAACATCTGCAATGTGGACTCCCACTCGGAAGTTCCCATTCTCTAGAGGAACACATGATACAGCATCATCAAGGTCCCTTGCTGTTGAAGGGTCGATGGTGAAGATGCATTGATTTCGTAAGTCTGTCCGAGCAGCTATCTCCTGTTTAGAGAAATGACATTACAATCTTTATCAAagttgtgcatatataaatgttgtgTCAGTGTTAATTTGCCAACACAAAAATACTAATGCCTTGCTTCTGCCTTCTACATAAATAGTCTCTTTAaatcagaagaagaggaagaaaataataataataataataatctactaACTCAATTAATACAGGTTCAGACTGACCTCAGCAGGAATAGACCATGGCAACTGTGGCAAGTGTTTCGTGACCTCCTCAGGAAATTCTCTGTGATCAATGCCATATTCCTGTaagaaagcttcagtctcagctTCAATGTCTCCAACAGCTCCCACATCTCGCACAAGTTCTCTGTTAGGGATAGTAAGAGgatttttaagaatattttaaTTTCAAATTCTTACCTATCCTGAGGACTAGTACtaaataccagtaataacaagaaaaaaattattgCATTATAATGAGAatccatataaaaaataataataaataaatgatcataaagtaacaaaaataagatgaataagatGGAAACTCCTACATCAAAAATAAACACTACTTACCCTAGGGCAAATTTTGGTTCTTTCCACTGAGTTATCCTTGCTAAGAATATTCTGGCCAGGTAGTCCTGGTTTCTTGCCATGAAGTCTGGAGGACAATGGAACATTGGTATTTTCATCCGTGGGACTCGGTTGTCAGTTGGTGAGAAAAGAGCATAGTTTGGGTTCTTATCAGTAAACAACTTTAAGATACCTGTTGCAGCTCGAGTGTGTTTCATCTCTAAAATATGGATAACATGTGCAGTTCGTTGGACAAATGACTCCCAGTTGGATAAGCGTTGAATCTGGAATACATTTGGCTCtgttctttctactctttctgaCATTCTTCGCCTATTTCCAGCCATCTTAATTTCTGGATCTTCTGCAGCTGTTGCTCGTTGAGATACTCTTTGCTGACCACCAGACCTCCctcttaaatatttattttgcacTGCATTATTGGGCCACTTTTGTTCATTCACTTGATGTTTaccttcatccctcctctttccaaAGTTTTTGTCCCCTTGTGAAGAGACCGTCTGGACAGGTGCAGTGGGCTTTTTATTTTTAGCTACTGAGGTTTGGTTTTGATAGTCTTGTATCTGGTTGTTACTTTCTGCTGTTCCCCTGACGTCATCTAGTCCTAAAGATTTGACCTTCTCTTCAACCTCACGCTGTAATTGATccactgtctcttttttctttttcttcttcctatttttcttcttattttgctttCCACAAGCACCCTGAGTggtttctgtgttttcttttgcttCATCCTTTTCAAAAGTATTCAtacatttttcctccttttttacaaTATTTACATCATTGGCACTCGACACTTTCTTCCCTATAACCATTTCTGGCTTGCTATCCAGATTCTTACAGTCATCTATATTCTCCTCTTTCACAAATCCTTCAGGAAAGCCAAGAGCTATCTCTTGCTTTAAAGCTGATGTTTCAAAACACTTCTTAACCAGTACACCagaatccttttctttttctgcctcagATTTCTTGTGATCTTCTTGTGATTCTTCCTTTTGCTTCTGATGAAATTCCTTCTTGTAGGCTTCCCACTGTGCTTGCATGAAGCTCTGATCCTCCCTCATCTGGCTGTAGTCCAGGATTTCACTGCATCCACTTTCATCATCAGTGAAATCACATTCACTCAGTTGATCTGGAGGAACTACAAcacccttcactccttccttgaAACTATCAAAGTCATCTTCCTGAGGAACCTGCTTGGCCTCCTCAAGTGTTGGGCATGACAGGAGGACAAGCTCATCAGCAACCTTGACTGGTTCAGTCTGCAGCACAATCACCAATTCCTGGTTGTCCTCTTTACAGCTCTCTTCATCTGTTTTCTCTTGAGTGCCATCTTCAGAAGCTGTACAGACTTTATTTGGATGACTGGCATCCTGTGTTTTACTtggctttcctttcctcctcctctttttcttcttattaccagcattcttttcttgttcttctctctcatcttcatcctcctcttccacaaccACATCACTGTCACACTGAATAATACTTCCTAAACTTTCTACAACATATACACTATCAGAATCAtttctagttttctctttcttcttagtactttgttgtttattagtgttgttaGATAAGGGGTTATAGGAGGAAGCAGCGTCAGCAACTGAAGCAGTTATATTGGACTCCAGCGGACTATATACAATAATTCTTTCATCAATACGGTCGTCTAAATATTGGTCTAATTGATCATAAAGCACCtgcaaagaaaaattataatattaataatcagggTAAATATTAAATACTGAAAACATATCCATAATAACAGACACAGTGAACAGCATAATTTTTCTTTAACAGTGAATATTAAtttgctatgttttttttattttcctaagtAATAGCCTTACCTTCCACTGGTCAATGGGTTTAATTTCCACCACGACCACATCTCCGTGCAGAGCAGCGTTCCGGTCACGTACCCCGCCAATATAGATGTCCATCCCCCCGTCCTGTGAAAGGTGTAAAATATAGATTGTGTTCCTTCCTAAAACTATGATAAATGCTACCTAAAATCTAGTCCTAACTCTACACCTGCAAACtactaaataacagtaatatcactataatcatatctatatcttGTCACTGTTATACACTAAATTTTAGATTCTATGCATTTGTTTTCCCTTGCTCTACATTTTAAGAAACACTGGTATGAGTATACCATTCTCTGCCAATTTTATGACAGCTTGGTTTGAAAACCACTGGAAATATATTCatacttaaataattaaataaatgcttaaataaaatacaaatagaacctgatggggaggggggtgggggggaatcaCTGCAACAGGTATTCCTACTTTTCAAAATTTCACTTCAGACCACTTCTCTCTGACATACGACCTACATTAGTGCCAGTTTGTGCAAAATGAAGGAATTTCAAGAGAATTTTCATTTTGAtagaaaaggcaaaaagaaaattaatgctTGGCAATGATCTTGAATTAAGATAAGAtactgaagataaagaaaatgactaATCTGTTCGAAGCCATAACAATAGATTGTGCTGGAATAGATTTTGTGCATTTTGAACTTCAAAGCACCTAATTTCAACAAGTCATCAGGAGGATATTCTTGCGTGTTCTGCCTATGATTTAAGATACAAACTATGAATGACCAAAAATATTGTTCATATAGATTAATGGTATCTGTTCCTTCACGTTAAGCCAACGTGCCAAAGCTCCACTTTCAAATAGTGAGGGAAACCCATATAACCTAAGAAAGTCTTTGAAGTGCTTCCTTAAATGACGTATGTGTGATGAATAACCAGGAGTAACCTTTAGGGAGGAAATGCATGCCTGGGTGACTGTGCGAGTGAATCTTACAAAATAAAACTTATACTTACATGccgataaaaatgaaattatactattcagaattttctttttcaaaataaaatacttccgtatgcatatacatgtttggTTGCATATAATGCCATGactgcctatctatatacatttagatttatattaatcatatttATGTAGATTCATTTTCACAAAACTGGTTCTATTAATCTTTCATGAATAAGaaattgacaaaaaaacaaaaacagtacacATTTTAATAGAGTAATATTTATCTTCTTAAATTTAGTTTGTATTTCAATGTGAATAGTGCCTTCCTTTTTCTAACTGCCAAATGTGACTctacaagagagaggagggaggaggaggaggggggggagggggagggggagggggagggggaggggagagagagagagagagagagagagagagagagagagagagagagagagagagagagagagagagagagagaaagagagagagagagagagagagagagaggggggggggggaaggttgctTACAAATCAACCAATTATCTATTACATCTAAATAGATACATGCTGTGACTAACCCTTAtcgaaaactataaaaaaaactgaaaaaagtgaTCACCAATATCTTCCTTTCaagtgaatatcattatcataaaacaaataacCTTCCAGTAACAGTTTTCTTTTATAAAGAAAGACCTTGGCTCATACTATATTTTTGAGTGACTGATAATGTGGTCTTTCTCGATACATTCTATATAAACTACCATCACtggaataaaaatttaaattcttCCATTGACTTTTTGAactgcaaaaaaacaaacaaaaaacatttaggACTTAAGTCTACAAAGCTGAGGTAAGTAAGAACTGGATAAAAACGGCCAAACAAGAATGAAACGGTTGATACCGAGAATTACCGGTGCGCTGATATACGCATCTTCGTAATTCTTTGGGTTGATTCTCAAAACACCCTGAAATGGAGGATTGAAAAGGTTACCTATATGTTACatcatggaagaagaaaaaaagataattcaaaATTGCTGTAAAATAAGGAATTTAGCATTCTtcaatattatatctataaatggTAAATCAGAAATTTCTTTTTATCAACATCAAACAGACTAACGGATATCTATAGACTTTGTCATAtgaaatcattatcatctaaAAATCAAATCAATTTGCTGTTACATCTCACCTCAATAACTTCTCCTTTCTTGAGTTTCTCCTGAACTTGGAAAAGACTCATGTAGGAGTTAAACACTGGCAAGGGTTTCTTAGCCGACATGTGCCTTGGTGTGCCCACGCTGCTTGGGGTCCCTGCACCGGAGTTCCTGGGGGGGGTGTACCGAGGGGGGGTCGTCCGCCTTGGAGTGACTTGCTCACTGTTCGCCATCctgaaaagtagaaaaataaaagtattaataaagataaaggagaaagacaaatcaATTTGCAAATAAAATCAATGCCAGCTACCATTAACACTATTAacacaatgccgccggggaaaatgctgtgcctattttctatatttttttgtaaaatgtctgcccattggtggctctgctagtgcttagccataaaggagtcaattagtagaccttgtgaccttacccgatttaaaatggcgggaaaacttatttttactagtgctatgaatattgatggtgttattcttattataaacattatcattattataatgtttattaacattagtaacagcaaaataagataatgtaaa
The genomic region above belongs to Penaeus chinensis breed Huanghai No. 1 chromosome 20, ASM1920278v2, whole genome shotgun sequence and contains:
- the LOC125036259 gene encoding uncharacterized protein LOC125036259; the protein is MASVHMDRLRVRTHEGSGLTIRIPRQLTADRSSAHSAAHPLVSPETHARSSHVVKSKSFSTSMDKFAATQAQHQQQQGSGGSSRDSSRPCSRGSTPSSSRSSAPSRPPSRPPSRRSHPTRSSRSPDPDSADTDERGIKSDSPCGSEVSLHSAKSATSAKSSASAKSSLSTKSNASSTRSNLSGRSSASTRSSASAKSDKSRDAVKSPGASLKSAGPSRTTKARSPAPTHGGSTPAHTPTRRRSSLSNGSSASSADTSQHNGMANSEQVTPRRTTPPRYTPPRNSGAGTPSSVGTPRHMSAKKPLPVFNSYMSLFQVQEKLKKGEVIEGVLRINPKNYEDAYISAPDGGMDIYIGGVRDRNAALHGDVVVVEIKPIDQWKVLYDQLDQYLDDRIDERIIVYSPLESNITASVADAASSYNPLSNNTNKQQSTKKKEKTRNDSDSVYVVESLGSIIQCDSDVVVEEEDEDEREEQEKNAGNKKKKRRRKGKPSKTQDASHPNKVCTASEDGTQEKTDEESCKEDNQELVIVLQTEPVKVADELVLLSCPTLEEAKQVPQEDDFDSFKEGVKGVVVPPDQLSECDFTDDESGCSEILDYSQMREDQSFMQAQWEAYKKEFHQKQKEESQEDHKKSEAEKEKDSGVLVKKCFETSALKQEIALGFPEGFVKEENIDDCKNLDSKPEMVIGKKVSSANDVNIVKKEEKCMNTFEKDEAKENTETTQGACGKQNKKKNRKKKKKKETVDQLQREVEEKVKSLGLDDVRGTAESNNQIQDYQNQTSVAKNKKPTAPVQTVSSQGDKNFGKRRDEGKHQVNEQKWPNNAVQNKYLRGRSGGQQRVSQRATAAEDPEIKMAGNRRRMSERVERTEPNVFQIQRLSNWESFVQRTAHVIHILEMKHTRAATGILKLFTDKNPNYALFSPTDNRVPRMKIPMFHCPPDFMARNQDYLARIFLARITQWKEPKFALGELVRDVGAVGDIEAETEAFLQEYGIDHREFPEEVTKHLPQLPWSIPAEEIAARTDLRNQCIFTIDPSTARDLDDAVSCVPLENGNFRVGVHIADVSYFIPEQSSLDIMASQRATSIYLTEKVIPMLPEVLCQNLCSLNPGEDRLAVSVIWELTPDGKILGEWFGRTVIHSCVKLAYEHAQSMIEEPHRQWTKEEIPEVFCGYSTRDISKVVNNLQSLAVKLRERRFKNGALRLDQVKISFNLDWETKMPNGFYTQELKESNRLIEEFMLLANITVAHKTYEVFPDVALLRRHPPPISNPMKNVVDSLAAMGIILDPTSSGSLFDSINKYVGKDKYSTARLQVITSMCSKPMQFARYFCTGVLGDERLFHHYALNVPLYTHFTSPIRRYADLIVHRLLAAVIDPARCRKPEIAMKAVNKKAEHCNDRKQTAKTLQEISSELYMALFIKRAGEMVEEGMVMAILDHSFDVLVLNIGMVKRVYTDKLPLLNIKHVKSKGKSSLTLYWGADEHGKTTEQKLTLFSLVTVTLTPVDSNALKFNAVLVRPS